One Brassica napus cultivar Da-Ae chromosome C2, Da-Ae, whole genome shotgun sequence DNA window includes the following coding sequences:
- the LOC106381129 gene encoding uncharacterized protein LOC106381129, giving the protein MGIFSRSSNSRKSKDGMKIIAAAFFGVTFGFLIGISFPSLSITKVNLPTKFNAEEYIKLVKKHGLEISQPGLEPNKGLTWQMTKRRGDLEVHKITEEKPGWCSDPHLPPCAAFVEIMAPVFSRDAWRCVWHMIQNDLVHGWGLDFALRRCAEPAHEKIGVVDSQWIVHQTVPSLGSQGEAVDGKAPWQGVRDRCKKEWTMFQSRMANAEKDYFKSLQVEGSSNSTATTI; this is encoded by the exons ATGGGAATTTTTTCACGCAG TTCGAATAGTAGGAAATCAAAAGATGGAATGAAGATCATTGCAGCAGCATTTTTCGGTGTAACTTTTGGCTTTCTCATTGGAATATCTTTTCCATCATTATCAATCACTAAG GTGAATCTCCCAACAAAATTTAATGCCGAAGA GTACATAAAGCTGGTGAAGAAGCATGGCCTGGAGATTTCACAACCTGGCTTGGAACCAAACAAGGGGTTAACATGGCAGATGACAAAGAGAAGAGGAGATCTTGAAGTCCACAA GATAACAGAAGAAAAACCTGGATGGTGCTCAGATCCTCACCTCCCTCCATGTGCTGC ATTTGTCGAGATCATGGCTCCTGTATTTTCAAGAGATGCCTGGAGATGCGTGTGGCATATGATCCAG AATGATTTGGTTCACGGTTGGGGACTTGACTTTGCACTCAGAAGATGTGCTGAG CCTGCACACGAGAAGATAGGGGTAGTAGATTCTCAGTGGATCGTTCATCAAACTGTCCCTTCCCTTGGCAGCCAA GGTGAGGCAGTAGATGGAAAAGCGCCATGGCAAGGG GTGAGGGACAGATGCAAAAAGGAGTGGACCATGTTCCAGAGTAGAATGGCTAACGCAGAGAAGGATTATTTCAAATCTTTACAAGTTGAAGGCTCCTCCAATTCAACTGCAACTACCATTTAA